The Candidatus Eremiobacteraceae bacterium genome includes a window with the following:
- the tsaD gene encoding tRNA (adenosine(37)-N6)-threonylcarbamoyltransferase complex transferase subunit TsaD, which produces MRLLGIETSCDDTAAAVVVDGTTVESNVLASQDAFHEEYGGVVPEIASRKHAELINAVIESALSKARRSLDDIDGIAVTCGPGLAGSLVVGVAAAQGLAFARGLPAYAVNHLHGHLFANYLSSPQFPDRKAPQPPFICLIVSGGHTDLIFVEADDRHKRIGRTLDDAAGEAYDKVARMIGLGFPGGPHLDKLACDGDSNAFAFPRSLLNEPGYDFSFSGLKTAVRYHLDAHPEHATDRAADIAASFQAAVVDALCAKTLRAARDFGVKTIALAGGVSANSALRAELTKRGNAAGLDVLVPALEYCTDNAAMIAAAAFYRGEASRVDPVDLKADPNFAW; this is translated from the coding sequence ATGCGTTTGCTCGGCATCGAGACGTCGTGCGATGACACGGCCGCTGCGGTCGTCGTCGACGGTACGACCGTGGAAAGCAACGTCCTCGCCTCGCAGGATGCCTTCCACGAGGAGTACGGCGGTGTCGTCCCCGAGATCGCGAGCCGCAAGCACGCCGAATTGATCAACGCCGTCATCGAGTCGGCGCTGAGCAAAGCGCGTCGCTCGCTTGACGACATCGACGGTATCGCCGTCACCTGCGGACCCGGTTTGGCCGGCAGCCTCGTCGTCGGCGTTGCAGCGGCTCAAGGCCTTGCCTTCGCTCGCGGTCTGCCCGCGTATGCCGTCAATCATCTGCACGGTCATCTTTTCGCGAATTACTTGTCGAGCCCGCAATTCCCCGATCGCAAAGCGCCGCAGCCACCGTTCATCTGCTTGATCGTCTCCGGTGGGCACACGGATCTCATCTTCGTCGAAGCGGATGATCGCCACAAACGTATCGGGCGGACGCTCGACGATGCGGCCGGCGAAGCGTACGACAAAGTCGCGCGCATGATCGGGCTCGGTTTTCCGGGTGGACCGCACCTCGATAAGCTCGCGTGTGACGGCGACTCGAACGCGTTCGCGTTTCCGCGCAGTCTCCTGAACGAACCCGGCTACGACTTCAGCTTCTCAGGCTTGAAGACCGCGGTACGCTATCATCTCGATGCGCATCCCGAGCACGCGACCGATCGGGCGGCGGACATCGCGGCGAGTTTTCAAGCCGCGGTTGTCGATGCGCTGTGCGCGAAGACGTTGCGCGCCGCGCGGGATTTCGGGGTCAAGACGATCGCGCTTGCGGGCGGTGTGTCGGCGAACTCGGCGCTGCGTGCCGAGCTGACGAAACGCGGCAACGCGGCCGGACTCGATGTCCTCGTCCCCGCGCTCGAGTATTGCACGGATAACGCCGCGATGATAGCAGCAGCCGCTTTCTATAGAGGCGAGGCGTCGCGAGTCGATCCGGTCGATTTGAAAGCGGATCCCAATTTCGCGTGGTGA
- a CDS encoding type II secretion system protein: MSRHRGMTIAETLVVAVIIGLMLLAIAGAVPPLLLAPARAQAKAESMSPASSGMYVFERDLRESDAIAIFACTRSPVDCGNGSIATADSAVVMATAVDSNDLGATFETNGVLAAPAWQGFIVYWQRSPGGDVYRSFEPAPIAAQIGDPSPQERATLQRFAQEAVASAAAETQPMIVMRNIAEFSAAVNSTNDVTTIRVVAMGQAGYEQNTSTFDDDVLAHN; the protein is encoded by the coding sequence GTGAGCCGGCACCGCGGGATGACGATCGCCGAGACGCTCGTCGTCGCCGTCATCATCGGTCTCATGCTTCTCGCGATCGCCGGAGCCGTGCCGCCGCTCCTGTTAGCGCCCGCGCGCGCGCAGGCGAAAGCCGAGTCGATGTCGCCCGCATCGTCCGGGATGTACGTCTTCGAGCGTGACTTGCGCGAGAGCGATGCGATCGCCATTTTCGCGTGTACCCGTTCGCCGGTCGATTGCGGGAACGGCTCGATCGCCACCGCCGATAGTGCGGTCGTCATGGCGACCGCCGTCGATTCGAACGATCTCGGAGCGACCTTCGAGACGAACGGCGTGCTGGCGGCGCCCGCGTGGCAAGGTTTCATCGTCTATTGGCAGCGCTCGCCGGGCGGCGACGTCTACCGCTCGTTCGAACCGGCGCCGATCGCTGCGCAGATCGGCGACCCATCGCCGCAGGAGCGCGCTACGCTGCAACGATTCGCGCAGGAAGCGGTCGCGTCGGCGGCCGCCGAAACGCAGCCGATGATCGTGATGCGTAATATCGCAGAATTTTCCGCGGCCGTCAATTCGACAAACGACGTCACGACGATCCGCGTGGTTGCCATGGGCCAAGCTGGGTACGAGCAAAATACGTCGACCTTCGACGACGACGTACTCGCGCACAATTGA
- a CDS encoding DUF3311 domain-containing protein, with amino-acid sequence MKGSPASGRSKRAWYLLLALPLLASMFPQLYAVGGPPLFGMPFFYWYQLAMSVIAGIITGIVYYATR; translated from the coding sequence ATGAAGGGCTCGCCCGCTAGCGGACGCTCAAAGCGCGCCTGGTATTTGCTGTTGGCGCTGCCGCTTTTGGCATCGATGTTCCCGCAGCTCTACGCCGTGGGCGGTCCACCGCTGTTCGGCATGCCGTTTTTCTATTGGTACCAGCTTGCGATGTCGGTGATCGCAGGCATCATCACTGGCATCGTCTACTACGCGACGCGATGA
- the pyk gene encoding pyruvate kinase: MIHDGRFRRTRIVATIGPASCEEAVVRRLIAAGVDVFRVNFSHATHAMYDEWRETIRRASGAVGRNVGILADLQGPKLRIGSLVDHKPVELVAGATVEITTESVVGTAKRLSTAYAQLPRDVKPGDRILLNDGAIELHVKSVRGEVVTCIVDNGGMLGEHKGMNLPGVAVSSPALTDKDREDLRHAVATGVDFIAISFVRRPEDVLEAKELVRQAGGVVPVVAKIEKPEAIERLDAIMRASDAVMVARGDLGVEMPPERVPTLQKHIIRQAKEHLIPVITATQMLESMIFAPRPTRAEASDVANAIIDGTDALMLSGETAAGSYPVESVETMVRIALEAESSFPPRERRRQRVNSDSHAISHAACHITESMDVKVIAAFTHTGFSARLVSKDRPAVPIYAFVPDEVVGRRLALDWGVLPTVIEQSGHTEQMISRVEAELVRLGVVQSGDAVVVVGGSPMGVAGRTNFIKIVRAS; this comes from the coding sequence GCGTCGACGTCTTTCGCGTCAACTTCTCGCATGCGACCCATGCGATGTACGACGAGTGGCGCGAGACGATCCGTCGAGCATCGGGCGCGGTCGGGCGCAATGTCGGGATTTTGGCGGACTTACAGGGCCCGAAGCTGCGGATCGGCTCGCTGGTCGATCACAAGCCGGTCGAACTCGTGGCCGGCGCGACGGTCGAGATCACGACCGAATCGGTCGTCGGCACCGCAAAGCGTCTGTCGACCGCGTACGCGCAGCTCCCGCGCGACGTCAAGCCGGGCGATCGCATACTATTGAACGACGGCGCGATCGAGCTGCATGTGAAGTCGGTGCGTGGCGAGGTCGTCACGTGCATAGTCGACAACGGCGGCATGCTCGGCGAGCATAAGGGGATGAATCTTCCCGGCGTCGCGGTGTCGTCGCCGGCGTTGACCGACAAGGATCGCGAGGACCTGCGTCACGCGGTCGCCACCGGCGTCGACTTCATAGCGATCTCCTTCGTCCGCCGGCCCGAAGACGTGCTCGAAGCGAAGGAACTCGTGCGACAAGCGGGCGGCGTCGTGCCGGTCGTCGCGAAAATCGAAAAACCCGAAGCGATCGAGCGGCTCGATGCCATCATGAGGGCAAGCGACGCGGTCATGGTCGCGCGCGGTGATCTCGGCGTCGAGATGCCGCCTGAGCGCGTGCCGACGCTCCAGAAACATATCATCCGCCAGGCGAAGGAGCATCTGATCCCGGTCATCACCGCGACACAGATGCTCGAGTCGATGATCTTTGCGCCCCGCCCGACGCGCGCCGAGGCCTCCGATGTCGCCAACGCGATCATCGACGGCACCGACGCACTGATGCTGTCGGGCGAGACGGCAGCGGGTTCGTACCCCGTGGAGTCGGTCGAGACGATGGTGCGCATCGCGCTCGAGGCGGAGTCGAGTTTCCCGCCGCGCGAGCGGCGACGACAGCGCGTCAACAGCGACTCACACGCGATCTCGCATGCCGCGTGCCACATCACCGAGAGCATGGACGTGAAGGTCATCGCGGCGTTCACGCACACCGGTTTCTCTGCGCGCCTCGTCAGCAAGGACCGGCCGGCGGTGCCGATCTACGCGTTTGTTCCTGACGAAGTCGTCGGACGTCGACTAGCGCTCGACTGGGGCGTGCTGCCGACCGTCATCGAACAGAGCGGCCACACCGAGCAGATGATCTCGCGAGTCGAGGCCGAGCTCGTCCGCTTAGGCGTCGTGCAGTCGGGTGATGCGGTCGTCGTCGTCGGGGGCTCGCCGATGGGCGTCGCCGGAAGGACGAACTTCATCAAGATCGTCCGCGCCAGCTAA
- a CDS encoding sodium:solute symporter family protein, with translation MIDWTALVVFLILFGGVTVLGFAAANWRRGDLNVLHEWGLAGRRFGTLITWFLLGGDVYTAYTFVALPALATGLGALAFFPLTLITAVCYPLVFVFGPRFWAIAHKRHYITYADFARDRYDSKGLELIVAVTSIIAVMLYISLQLVGLQVAIKALGLTGTGWAGDVPVIVAFAILAAYTYRGGLRAPALVAIVKDILIYVTAIAAVIYIPLQLGGFANIFAAAERTLSALPKPASTVLAPAQYTAFVTLGIGSGLALFMYPNNITAVLSAKSTDVVRRNMAMLPAYTLMLGLIALSGYMALAAGLHLSSPNDAIPMLYQHFFPSWFFGMTMAAIGIGALVPAAVMSIAAANLYTRNIHMALGARTLTEREETNVAKTASLVVKLGALAAVLFLPAQYSIYYQLFAGALILQIVPTVLIGLYTRWFHRVALVAGWIAGIAVALWMIIANHFASVFTLHFFGAPVTMFIGIWALAADLLVAAVATIALDAARTSRGIDRTTTEDYVEVEYPAN, from the coding sequence ATGATTGACTGGACCGCGCTCGTCGTCTTTCTCATCCTGTTCGGCGGCGTGACCGTCCTTGGCTTTGCCGCGGCGAACTGGCGGCGCGGCGACCTCAACGTGCTCCACGAATGGGGGTTGGCCGGCCGCCGCTTCGGCACGCTCATCACCTGGTTCTTGCTCGGCGGCGACGTCTACACCGCCTACACGTTCGTAGCGCTGCCGGCCCTCGCGACCGGGCTTGGCGCGCTGGCGTTTTTCCCGCTCACGCTGATCACTGCGGTCTGCTATCCGTTGGTCTTCGTGTTCGGGCCGCGTTTTTGGGCGATCGCGCACAAGCGTCACTACATCACGTACGCGGACTTCGCTCGAGACCGCTACGACAGCAAAGGCTTGGAGTTGATCGTCGCCGTGACGAGCATCATCGCCGTCATGCTCTACATCTCGCTGCAGCTGGTCGGTCTTCAGGTCGCGATCAAGGCGCTGGGCCTTACGGGCACGGGCTGGGCGGGCGACGTACCGGTGATCGTCGCGTTCGCGATCCTCGCAGCCTATACGTACCGTGGCGGTTTGCGCGCGCCTGCGCTCGTGGCCATCGTCAAAGACATCCTCATCTACGTCACCGCCATCGCCGCCGTGATCTATATACCGCTGCAGCTCGGCGGATTCGCCAACATTTTCGCGGCGGCCGAGCGGACGTTGTCGGCTCTCCCGAAGCCGGCGAGCACCGTACTCGCGCCGGCCCAATATACGGCGTTCGTGACGCTCGGCATCGGCTCGGGACTCGCGCTCTTCATGTATCCCAACAACATCACGGCAGTCCTAAGCGCGAAGAGCACGGACGTCGTGCGGCGCAACATGGCGATGCTTCCCGCCTACACGCTCATGCTCGGATTGATCGCGCTGTCAGGTTACATGGCACTCGCCGCCGGTTTGCATCTGTCCAGCCCGAACGATGCGATTCCGATGCTCTACCAACACTTCTTCCCGTCGTGGTTCTTCGGGATGACGATGGCGGCCATCGGCATCGGCGCGCTCGTCCCCGCGGCCGTCATGTCGATCGCTGCGGCGAATCTCTACACGCGCAACATCCACATGGCGCTCGGCGCGCGCACCTTGACCGAGCGGGAGGAGACGAACGTCGCGAAGACAGCGTCACTCGTCGTGAAATTGGGCGCGCTCGCGGCGGTGCTCTTCTTGCCGGCGCAATATTCGATCTACTACCAGTTGTTCGCGGGCGCGCTGATACTGCAGATCGTGCCGACCGTTCTCATCGGTCTCTACACGAGATGGTTCCACCGGGTGGCGCTCGTCGCAGGCTGGATCGCGGGCATCGCGGTCGCGCTTTGGATGATCATCGCAAATCATTTCGCATCGGTGTTCACCCTGCACTTCTTCGGTGCACCGGTCACGATGTTCATCGGGATCTGGGCGCTCGCAGCGGATCTGCTCGTCGCAGCGGTCGCGACGATCGCACTCGACGCCGCGCGCACATCGCGCGGTATCGACCGGACGACGACCGAGGACTACGTCGAGGTCGAGTACCCCGCCAACTAG
- a CDS encoding trimeric intracellular cation channel family protein has translation MQSSALENVINIITIAGLAAFTVSGVIVAKRKDMDAFGCMSVAFITALGGGTLRDVLLGRFPLFWIAHEWYAIGVLIFAAILFYSSRFIALRERAILIPDAFGLGLFSVTGATYALEAHTSYIVASILGVITGVFGGVLRDVICNEIPIVFSRTQLYATCALAGVWTYIILDHFGVESAWSLSLGVAVTFLTRMAAVFFDLRLPTELET, from the coding sequence ATGCAATCGAGCGCGCTCGAAAACGTCATCAATATCATCACGATCGCGGGTCTGGCCGCGTTCACCGTTTCCGGCGTCATCGTCGCGAAGCGCAAGGACATGGACGCGTTCGGCTGCATGTCCGTCGCGTTCATCACCGCGCTCGGCGGCGGCACGCTGCGCGACGTTCTCCTCGGTCGTTTCCCGTTGTTCTGGATCGCGCACGAGTGGTACGCGATCGGCGTCTTGATCTTCGCAGCCATCCTCTTCTACAGCTCGCGCTTCATCGCGCTCCGCGAGCGCGCGATCCTCATCCCCGACGCGTTCGGGCTCGGCCTCTTCAGCGTCACCGGCGCGACATACGCGCTCGAGGCGCACACGTCGTACATCGTCGCGTCGATCCTCGGCGTCATCACGGGCGTGTTCGGCGGCGTCTTGCGCGACGTCATCTGCAATGAGATACCGATCGTCTTCTCTCGGACGCAGCTCTATGCGACGTGCGCGCTCGCCGGCGTGTGGACGTACATCATCCTCGATCACTTCGGCGTCGAGAGCGCGTGGTCGTTATCGCTCGGCGTCGCCGTGACGTTCCTGACGCGGATGGCCGCCGTCTTCTTCGACCTTCGTCTGCCGACGGAGCTCGAGACGTAG
- a CDS encoding 2-oxoacid:ferredoxin oxidoreductase subunit beta has translation MATTITAKDFATHTASWWCPGCGDFGVIAALKQAAAELELRPKDVAFVSGIGCSGKISGYFNSYALHGVHGRALPAATAIKLANRDLTVIVAGGDGDGYAIGAGHFLHAVRRNPDMTYVVMDNQTYGLTKGQSSPTSALGYVTGTSPSGNPDAPINGLAIALAAGGTFIARGFSSEPKAMVEMIKAGVRHPGFAIVEVMSPCVTFNKINTYKWFKDNVYHVSDDPAYDPTNRTHAFDVLMKPGKIPLGILYHETRPTLESLTIKDNPAIAGLKIEELSPKFASIQDQYR, from the coding sequence ATGGCTACGACGATCACCGCGAAAGATTTCGCGACCCACACCGCCTCGTGGTGGTGCCCCGGATGCGGCGACTTCGGCGTCATCGCCGCGCTGAAGCAGGCAGCGGCAGAACTCGAACTGCGGCCGAAGGACGTCGCGTTCGTCTCCGGCATCGGCTGCTCGGGTAAGATCTCGGGCTACTTCAACTCGTACGCTTTGCACGGCGTCCACGGACGGGCGCTGCCGGCCGCGACCGCCATAAAATTGGCGAACCGCGATCTGACGGTCATCGTCGCCGGTGGCGACGGCGACGGTTACGCGATCGGTGCAGGGCATTTCTTGCACGCCGTGCGCCGCAATCCGGACATGACGTACGTCGTCATGGACAATCAGACGTACGGACTGACGAAGGGCCAATCGTCGCCGACGAGCGCTTTGGGCTACGTGACGGGCACGAGCCCCTCGGGCAATCCCGACGCGCCGATCAACGGACTCGCGATCGCCCTGGCCGCTGGCGGTACCTTCATCGCCCGCGGCTTCTCATCGGAGCCGAAGGCGATGGTCGAGATGATCAAAGCGGGTGTGCGGCATCCGGGGTTTGCGATCGTCGAAGTGATGTCGCCGTGCGTCACGTTCAACAAGATCAACACGTATAAGTGGTTCAAGGACAACGTCTACCACGTGAGCGACGACCCCGCATACGATCCGACGAACCGGACGCATGCGTTCGACGTGCTGATGAAGCCGGGCAAGATCCCGCTCGGGATCCTCTATCACGAAACGCGGCCGACGCTCGAATCGCTGACGATCAAGGACAACCCGGCGATCGCGGGTCTGAAGATCGAGGAGCTCTCCCCGAAATTCGCGTCCATCCAAGACCAGTACCGATAA
- a CDS encoding GreA/GreB family elongation factor, with amino-acid sequence MSRAFVKETDGDAPDDDLPEKPQSAHPNYVTADGLADLHRQLDEALAEQGHVRDRHAAGDIAAKAPLARIARDIRYLRRRIGDAILVEAKRDEVAIGTTVTIDDGGQRRTFTIVGEDQADPAEGKISWTSPLGSALMGQKRGSRLTWRRPVGDVEVVIVDLG; translated from the coding sequence ATGAGCCGCGCATTCGTCAAGGAGACCGACGGCGACGCGCCCGATGACGACCTACCCGAGAAGCCGCAGAGCGCGCATCCGAACTACGTCACCGCGGACGGCCTCGCAGACCTGCATCGACAGCTCGACGAAGCGCTCGCCGAACAAGGGCATGTGCGCGATCGTCATGCTGCCGGCGATATCGCGGCGAAGGCGCCGCTCGCGCGCATCGCGCGCGACATCCGCTATCTGCGACGGCGCATCGGCGACGCGATCCTCGTCGAAGCGAAACGAGATGAAGTCGCGATCGGCACGACGGTGACGATCGATGACGGCGGACAGCGGCGCACGTTCACCATCGTCGGAGAGGACCAAGCCGATCCGGCGGAAGGGAAGATCTCGTGGACTTCGCCGCTCGGCAGTGCCCTGATGGGGCAAAAGCGCGGCTCTCGGCTCACCTGGCGACGTCCGGTAGGTGACGTCGAGGTCGTCATCGTCGACCTGGGATAG
- the thrS gene encoding threonine--tRNA ligase: MASNQEHLDHLRHTAAHLLAHAVVDLFGPDVKLAIGPSIEDGFYYDFLKEPGFTPEDLPRIETRMRELIAQGLHMEGRRVSREEAAEYYRDRNQPFKLELLDAIPESEPVSMYTIGSFTDLCRGGHVASSKEIGGLKLLSVAGAYWRGDERNPMLQRIYGTAFPTQAEVDAHLAMLEEAARRDHRKLGKELDLFSMEDEAGPGLVFWHPNGGRIRAVIEDFIRGELRQRGYEPVYTPHIVHEAVFIRSGHLQNFSETMFGPMVVEEQRYRAKPMNCPGHIMVYKSQQRSYRDLPLRFAEFGTCYRYERSGTMHGLMRVRGFTQDDAHLFCTPEQLLGEFESTADAALAVLRAFQFTDYQLFVATRPDKALGDEAAWDRATAAIKTACESAGLPYEMDEGGGAFYGPKLDIKVRDAIGRDWQLSTVQVDFNLPERFELTYVGQDGAEHRPVMIHRALLGSLERFFGVLVEHYGGAFPVWLAPVQAVVLPIADGQFEYAASVAKRLRDAGFRIDVDDSNERLQKKIKMQQGRKVPYMLVVGKNEAAAGEVNVRTRAGDQSAMSVDAFLARLADDTAKRM, translated from the coding sequence ATGGCCTCGAACCAGGAACACCTCGACCACCTCAGGCACACGGCGGCGCACTTGCTCGCGCACGCGGTCGTCGACTTGTTCGGCCCCGATGTGAAGCTCGCGATCGGACCGTCGATCGAAGACGGCTTCTACTACGATTTTCTCAAGGAACCGGGGTTCACGCCCGAAGATCTGCCGCGGATCGAGACTCGAATGCGCGAGCTCATCGCGCAGGGGCTTCATATGGAAGGAAGGCGGGTTTCGCGCGAGGAGGCCGCAGAGTACTATCGGGACAGAAACCAACCGTTCAAGCTCGAGCTCCTCGACGCGATCCCCGAGAGCGAGCCGGTTTCGATGTACACGATCGGCTCGTTCACCGATCTGTGCCGCGGTGGTCATGTCGCGTCGAGCAAGGAGATCGGCGGGCTCAAGCTGCTCAGCGTCGCAGGCGCGTACTGGCGCGGCGACGAGCGCAATCCGATGCTCCAGCGGATCTACGGCACCGCGTTCCCGACACAGGCCGAGGTCGACGCGCACCTCGCGATGCTCGAGGAAGCGGCGCGCCGCGACCATCGCAAGCTCGGCAAGGAGCTCGACCTCTTCTCTATGGAGGATGAAGCAGGTCCGGGTCTCGTCTTCTGGCATCCCAACGGCGGACGCATCCGCGCGGTCATCGAGGACTTCATCCGCGGCGAGCTGCGGCAGCGCGGCTACGAGCCGGTGTACACGCCGCACATCGTCCACGAAGCGGTCTTTATTCGTTCTGGTCATTTGCAGAATTTCTCCGAGACGATGTTCGGGCCGATGGTCGTCGAGGAACAGCGCTACCGCGCGAAGCCGATGAACTGCCCCGGGCATATCATGGTGTACAAGTCGCAGCAGCGATCGTACCGCGATCTGCCGTTGCGTTTCGCTGAGTTCGGCACGTGCTATCGTTACGAGCGATCCGGCACGATGCATGGGCTCATGCGAGTCCGCGGTTTCACGCAGGACGACGCGCATCTGTTCTGCACGCCTGAGCAGCTGCTGGGAGAATTCGAGAGCACGGCAGATGCCGCGCTCGCCGTGTTGCGCGCGTTTCAATTCACCGATTACCAGCTGTTCGTCGCGACGCGCCCGGACAAGGCGCTGGGCGACGAAGCCGCGTGGGATCGCGCGACGGCCGCGATCAAGACGGCGTGCGAGAGCGCGGGCCTTCCTTATGAGATGGATGAAGGCGGCGGCGCGTTCTACGGGCCGAAGCTCGACATCAAGGTGCGCGACGCGATCGGGCGCGACTGGCAGCTGTCGACGGTCCAAGTCGACTTCAACTTGCCCGAGCGCTTCGAGTTGACGTACGTCGGTCAGGACGGCGCCGAGCACCGGCCCGTGATGATCCATCGCGCGCTGCTCGGATCGCTCGAGCGCTTCTTCGGCGTGCTCGTCGAGCACTACGGCGGCGCGTTCCCGGTTTGGCTCGCGCCCGTTCAAGCCGTCGTGCTGCCGATCGCCGACGGACAGTTCGAGTACGCCGCGTCCGTCGCCAAGCGTTTGCGCGACGCCGGATTCCGCATCGACGTCGACGACTCGAACGAGCGTCTTCAGAAGAAGATCAAGATGCAGCAGGGTCGCAAGGTGCCGTACATGCTCGTCGTCGGCAAGAACGAGGCTGCCGCTGGCGAGGTGAACGTCCGTACGCGCGCAGGCGACCAATCCGCGATGTCCGTCGATGCCTTCCTCGCCCGCCTCGCTGACGACACCGCTAAGAGGATGTAG
- a CDS encoding 2-oxoacid:acceptor oxidoreductase subunit alpha, which translates to MIFNDIEVMFGGQAGDGSLTTGDLIAGVFKHMGREVYTYKDFPSRIRGGHTNYVIRASDHANYGMADFVDCLVAFDLEAVQKHIDEMRPGGFIIFDNTDEKIPDDLRRDDVFIYEVPLGKIAKHDLGLEIVRNTVSLGVIAELTGMDPDVVRGDVTKVYQRKGEAVVEKNIAAIEAGAKYIRENYNRPSGYAQSQSTDGDRLIMMGNDAIGYGALVAGCRFMAGYPITPATDVLEWMAKYAPQYGGVVVQAEDELAAINMTIGAAFAGVRSMTATSGPGQALMTEGIGLAGVIEVPIVVIECARAGPSTGMPTKTEQSNLNHLIFSGHGEIPRVVIAPGTVEESFYLTVAAFNIAEKYQVPVFVLSEQALCQSKATLPPLEMSTVTVDRGKLQRNGALSVGEYNRYAFSDDGVSPRAIPGVEGGMHLAPGSEHSDGGVITEDARNREKMMEKRMRKLVSMRPDLPKPNILGDASSRIRIIGYGSNRGPIAEAQDRLAAAGLPTAFMQLRTLWPFPEEEVKAFVEGADHVFIIENSFTGQLDRLIRYVVGPRETVHPVLKYNGKPFRPIEIIDAVAKFAPVREPAGVR; encoded by the coding sequence ATGATCTTCAACGACATCGAAGTGATGTTCGGAGGGCAGGCTGGAGACGGGAGTCTCACGACCGGCGATCTCATCGCCGGCGTTTTCAAGCATATGGGGCGGGAAGTCTACACGTATAAAGACTTCCCGTCGCGCATTCGCGGCGGCCACACGAACTACGTCATCCGAGCAAGCGATCACGCGAACTACGGCATGGCCGATTTCGTCGACTGCCTCGTCGCGTTCGACCTCGAGGCCGTGCAGAAACACATCGACGAGATGCGTCCGGGCGGCTTCATCATCTTCGACAACACGGACGAGAAGATCCCCGACGACTTGCGCCGCGACGACGTCTTCATCTATGAAGTCCCGCTCGGGAAAATAGCCAAGCACGACCTCGGCCTCGAGATCGTCCGCAACACGGTGTCGCTCGGCGTCATCGCCGAGCTCACCGGCATGGATCCCGACGTCGTCCGCGGCGACGTCACGAAAGTCTACCAGCGCAAAGGCGAGGCGGTCGTCGAGAAGAACATCGCCGCGATCGAAGCCGGCGCGAAATACATCCGCGAGAACTACAACCGTCCGTCGGGATACGCGCAGTCGCAATCGACCGACGGCGATCGCCTCATCATGATGGGCAACGATGCGATCGGTTACGGTGCGCTCGTCGCGGGCTGCCGCTTCATGGCGGGCTATCCGATCACGCCGGCCACGGACGTGCTCGAGTGGATGGCGAAATACGCGCCGCAATACGGCGGCGTCGTCGTGCAGGCCGAGGACGAGCTCGCTGCGATCAACATGACCATAGGCGCGGCGTTTGCGGGCGTACGGTCGATGACGGCGACGTCGGGCCCGGGTCAAGCCCTCATGACCGAGGGCATCGGCCTGGCCGGCGTGATCGAAGTGCCGATCGTCGTCATCGAGTGCGCGCGGGCGGGTCCGTCGACGGGCATGCCGACGAAGACCGAACAGAGCAATCTCAACCATTTGATCTTCTCGGGGCACGGAGAGATCCCGCGCGTCGTCATCGCGCCGGGTACGGTCGAGGAGTCGTTCTACCTGACGGTCGCCGCGTTCAACATCGCCGAGAAGTATCAGGTGCCGGTCTTCGTCCTCTCCGAGCAGGCGCTGTGCCAGAGCAAGGCGACGCTGCCGCCGCTCGAGATGTCGACCGTGACGGTCGATCGCGGCAAGCTCCAGCGCAACGGCGCGCTCTCGGTCGGCGAATACAATCGCTATGCGTTCTCGGACGACGGCGTGTCGCCGCGCGCGATCCCGGGCGTCGAGGGCGGTATGCATCTCGCGCCGGGTTCCGAGCACTCCGACGGCGGCGTCATCACCGAAGACGCGCGCAACCGCGAGAAGATGATGGAAAAGCGGATGCGCAAGCTCGTGTCGATGCGTCCGGACCTGCCGAAGCCGAACATCCTCGGCGATGCGTCATCGCGCATCCGTATCATCGGCTACGGGAGCAATCGCGGGCCGATCGCCGAGGCGCAAGACCGCCTCGCAGCGGCAGGCCTGCCAACCGCGTTCATGCAGCTGCGCACGTTGTGGCCGTTCCCCGAAGAGGAAGTGAAAGCGTTCGTCGAGGGCGCCGACCACGTCTTCATCATCGAGAACTCGTTCACGGGCCAGCTCGACAGGCTCATCCGCTACGTCGTCGGGCCGCGCGAGACGGTCCATCCCGTGCTCAAATACAATGGCAAACCGTTCAGGCCGATCGAGATCATCGACGCGGTCGCTAAGTTCGCTCCGGTCCGCGAGCCGGCAGGGGTCCGTTAG